TCTGAAGCATTATAAATGGCATCCCCCTTCGGCTGGTAGTCTGAAACTAAATGTAGATGCTGCGGTCTTTCCTGAGTGGGATAAGGCAGGTGTGGGGGCAGTGTTGCGAGATGAGAATGGCAGAGTTATGATGGCTTTTAGCCGTGCAGAAATTCCCTTGGAAGGTTCCGAAGGTCTTGAGCTTCTAACCATCTTCAGAGGCATGCAACAATGTGTTACTATGGGTGTCTCCCATCTGGTTGTGGAAAGTGACAGCTTGTTAAGTATTGAGGCACTAAATGATGATAGCATGACTAACTCTATGTTGGGTGTGCTTTATTATGAGATAAAGAAACTGGCTAGTTGTTCTGCTGTTTGTATGTTTTCTCATGTATATCTGGAAGGCAACAGGGTAGGCTCATAAGTTGGCTAGAAATGCTTTTAAGGTTGATAGTATGGAGGTTTGGTGGAATTGTATTCCAGACTGTATTTCTCAAACTATATGGTTTGATGATTGTCTGTAATCGTTTGTTTTCCAGTTGATGaatgaaattatcattttctatcaaaaaaaaataaaaagataatgtaTGATACTAGGCGTGCTTTCACTTCCCTTTCCGGGTCATAGTTTTACATGCTTAGGAGTGCTGCTGACCCTATGCTATGGCTCATGAGGCTAATAAAAAGTGTATTCTTTGATCGTCTCCAGGTACTCGATTACGTAGCATCCTTTGTTGATATGAGCAAGGAAGAACTTGCAGAAGTTAGTTACAACAATGCAGTACTCCTGTTCTCTTATGATGGTTCAAAAGTACTCCAGGAAAATTAATGCAGCTTTTCAGATGTAGAACGGGcaacaaagttttttatttttcctgtgTGTATATGTTATCCTCAATTATGTAATACACATACCGCCCTTCATGATTATTGTTATAACTTGTTCAGAACTTCAAAAGAATCCAAGTAGTTCTATATTCTCAATAACTCTGTAAACATGTTCTAATCTAATCTTGGACAATGATTGTTTTGGTGTGGCCAGGAATCACATGCTTtatgtaatttcatttattCAGGtctaattttggatattttttttcactttcagttATTTGTTGGCTGGAAACAGCATTTTGGGGAACTCATAAGGGGTTCTTAAGTTGTGGAGCTCTAAAGTAAATTTGCTAGGGTGAAGAAGACCCATGTTACGCTTTTTATATAGGACGAACTGCTTTAATTGTGGATGCTAAATGTATGTTTAAGAACTTTACTCGTTTAGGCAGTGAGTTTTAATTGACAATTGTATACTCTTACTGCTCAGTAAGGCAGATTAGTGCTTTAGTGCAACAGTCCGGACCTACCCTTTTATTTTCTGTCTGGATCTGGATTTcatcagaaaagaaaagagatacGCTAGAAGGGAAAGGGACCTCAACACCCATAAACAACAAATGCACTTGTGGAgataataaaaactaataataataccTTCTGGCCAGCATAATGATTCTGCATCTCTCCAGACCTTAAAGACTCTATTTTCCTAAAAGATGGAGTTCCACAAGGAGACTCCTGTGATGAAGGATCAGTCTTTCTGCTTCTGGGAGATAAAGGTGGGAGAGAAATTCTACTTGGATCAGAATAATTGGGAGAAAGGTATCTAGAATTCCTGCTCGCCATTGAAAGTGGTATACTTACAGGAGCAGTTTCTGGACGTACACGTGTTCGCATAGGATGATTACCAGTGGAGACATATGATGGAGAAGacggagatggagatggagagaaTGGAGGTGAAAGCTGATAACCATCATAACTAATAGTCCTTTGATGGATTGGCATTCTATAATTTGGAActctattactatatatatcagTAGGTGGAGATGGGCAGTCATATGGCAAAGCAGATGGGCGATATGCAGGTGGAGATCCAACAACGGGTTGATTTTGTGCAGAAAAAGCTTCTCTGTGGAAGCCACTTGTCCAGCTGTGTGGACGTTGAAATGGCACAGGAAATGGAGCTCGTACTGCTCTCAATGGAAAGGAAATAGCACGAACACCCTTCTCCAAAGAGGGAAAGAACCTCAGAGGGTCGGTGTTGGGGCTACCAACATAATCTGTAATAATCTTTGGTGGCAATGAGGTTGAAGGCTCAAGGTTAAAGTCGGTTAGTGTTTTATGGTATGCCACAGATATGCAAAGGCGGCCAGGGAAGGCCTCCACATGATTGAAACTGTGTTCCTCCATCATTTCCTCGTCCACCCTTGAGAATGGATCACCAAATGAAGGCACCTTGTAAATGATGTCAAAATTATAAGTCTGACTTGATCTACTTAGCTGCCGGAAGATCTTATATGCTGGGAGAAGCCTCATTTGTGAATAAAGAGCCCGTAAAAGTATTATTGACTTCTTGTATGCTTTCTTGTATAAGGCAGAACTTTCACGAGTTTGAGCAGCCACAACTCGTGGATTTTCATACTGAACAACCCACCTCTCTATAACTGTCTCAACAGATCCCCCCATTGATTTAGAACCTTCATGAACCAGTATTACATCGATTATCATTGGCTCCATCAGATTTCTGTGCCAGAAACTCAAGTTATCCAGAGCTGCAGGACGGTCACCTAATACTAAGTTGAACCATTTGTCACTCTTTCTCACATGAGAAGCCGATGACAGGTCCCCACTACGACCATGTGGACGACGAGAAGGAACCCTCGAGTCCAGAATAATGTGTAAGCTCTTTAATAGAAATTGGGAAACGATTTGTTCCAGTTTTCCCGATTCAGGCTGAGAATTACCCTGCAAATCCAtcttacaacaaaaatatgtctAACTACATACCCATTTCCCAATCCCTCTCGCAATGCATTTCCTTCGCAAGCAATCCCTACCCAGGAAGCCTATCTTTGCCAAGCTTACCGAACTTGGTTACAGACAACAAACATGAATACTcgatattttgtttaaaaattcaATAACATGTTCTCACATATTAACAGATCATAAGAAAATAATGTAAAACAAGCCGAGCAAATGTTTTGTGTACCTCGGATTCGAAAACGTtgatgaattaaattaaaaaaaaaaatcaccctGAAAAGAAGAGAGCTTGGAAGCAATAGGTAAATTCAAGAAATGTTCTTTACGGTGCAAAAGCGAGCCATACAGCCAGAGCTACCTAATACCTAGACAAAGCGACAAGtcattgataaataaaaaagaaaagaagaaaaacaatatccatatcaatatataaacaaGATTAAATCTTCAGAAAAGAAACGAGGAAGCCCACTAATGATGGATGCGAAGAAATTAGGCATGAAAACTTTAAAAAACAACAGATCAAGGACTTGGGTCCCAGAAAAATCAAGATGATAAGGATTTTGgcagaaaaaatagaaagataagAAACTTACTCAAAGCCAAAGGGAGCGATGAAATGAAACTTAACCAACCCAATTACAGGCTTAATGTAGCAACAATTTAAGGATTGCGTAGAGCGCACAAAGCCGTGGAGTATGTCCTTATTTTTCTATTGGGGTAAAAGAATTCCATCGTGGAATGAAGGTGGGCGCCGTCTGGTTTCAGCATCAGATGGAAAGACACGATTCCTTCCTCACTTTTCCATCGAATTGCTGCAGAACTCCAACACTGTACGCGacataaaatatatagacataactatttttaatgttatat
This genomic stretch from Juglans regia cultivar Chandler unplaced genomic scaffold, Walnut 2.0 Scaffold_94, whole genome shotgun sequence harbors:
- the LOC109014754 gene encoding autophagy-related protein 13a-like isoform X1; protein product: MDLQGNSQPESGKLEQIVSQFLLKSLHIILDSRVPSRRPHGRSGDLSSASHVRKSDKWFNLVLGDRPAALDNLSFWHRNLMEPMIIDVILVHEGSKSMGGSVETVIERWVVQYENPRVVAAQTRESSALYKKAYKKSIILLRALYSQMRLLPAYKIFRQLSRSSQTYNFDIIYKVPSFGDPFSRVDEEMMEEHSFNHVEAFPGRLCISVAYHKTLTDFNLEPSTSLPPKIITDYVGSPNTDPLRFFPSLEKGVRAISFPLRAVRAPFPVPFQRPHSWTSGFHREAFSAQNQPVVGSPPAYRPSALPYDCPSPPTDIYSNRVPNYRMPIHQRTISYDGYQLSPPFSPSPSPSSPSYVSTGNHPMRTRVRPETAPVSIPLSMASRNSRYLSPNYSDPSRISLPPLSPRSRKTDPSSQESPCGTPSFRKIESLRSGEMQNHYAGQKVLLLVFIISTSAFVVYGC
- the LOC109014754 gene encoding autophagy-related protein 13a-like isoform X2, which codes for MDLQGNSQPESGKLEQIVSQFLLKSLHIILDSRVPSRRPHGRSGDLSSASHVRKSDKWFNLVLGDRPAALDNLSFWHRNLMEPMIIDVILVHEGSKSMGGSVETVIERWVVQYENPRVVAAQTRESSALYKKAYKKSIILLRALYSQMRLLPAYKIFRQLSRSSQTYNFDIIYKVPSFGDPFSRVDEEMMEEHSFNHVEAFPGRLCISVAYHKTLTDFNLEPSTSLPPKIITDYVGSPNTDPLRFFPSLEKGVRAISFPLRAVRAPFPVPFQRPHSWTSGFHREAFSAQNQPVVGSPPAYRPSALPYDCPSPPTDIYSNRVPNYRMPIHQRTISYDGYQLSPPFSPSPSPSSPSYVSTGNHPMRTRVRPETAPKQKD